A genome region from Populus alba chromosome 3, ASM523922v2, whole genome shotgun sequence includes the following:
- the LOC118045307 gene encoding mediator of RNA polymerase II transcription subunit 15a-like, with the protein MDTGDWRIQLRPDSRKRIVDKIMETIKRHLLFSGQEGLQELKKFAIRFEDKIYTTATNQYDYLCKISLEMLSMEIRSQNAMPTAPWIQQHP; encoded by the exons ATGGACACGGGTGATTGGAGAATTCAATTGCGGCCTGACTCACGGAAAAGAATAGTCGACAAAAT AATGGAGACAATAAAGAGGCATCTTTTGTTTTCTGGTCAGGAGGGATTACAAGAACTCAAGAAATTTGCCATACGTTTTGAGGATAAGATTTATACTACCGCCACCAATCAG TATGATTATCTATGTAAAATATCTCTGGAGATGCTTTCAATGGAGATCAGGTCTCAAAACGCCATGCCCACTGCCCCATGGATCCAGCAG CATCCCTAG
- the LOC118045304 gene encoding cuscuta receptor 1-like — MMMKRIGAWIMLLALLTLVDEWHGRCYGCSEEERIGLLEIQSLIDPYRIYLRDWVDGSNCCEWREIECDNTTRRVIQLSLRGAGYPTFSFSDFSDWVLNASLFQPFKELQSLSLTRAGLVGCMENEGFQVLSSKLSNLDLSINQFNDKSILSCFNGNLSTLESLDLSYNELIAGSGLKVLSSRLKKLENLHLSVNQYNDSIFPSLTGFSSLKSLDLSDNQLTGSGFEIISSHLGKLENLDLSHNTFNNTIFSHLHGLSSLKSLKLSYNELIGSTIVDGTFFNSSTLEELHLDNTSLPINFLQNIGALSALKILSVTKCDLHGTLPAQGWCELKNLKQLDLARNNLGGSLPDCLGNLSSLQLLDISANHFIGNIASSPLTNILSLEFLSLSNNLFEVPISMKPFMNHSSLKFFSNENNRLVTEPAAFDHLIPKFQLVFLSLSKTTEAFHVEIPDFLYYQYNLRVLDLSHNITGMFPSWLLKNNTRLEQLYLSDNSFVGTLQLQDHPYPNMANLDISNNNMNGQIPKDICLIFPNLRILRMAKNGFTGCIPSCLGNISLLNLDLSNNQLSTVKLEQLTTIHYINLSGNNFWDQISDFPLHERKECSVLDLSNNQFSGMLPRWFVNSTSLIALDLSKNHFKGPIPRDFCKLDQLEYLDLSENNLSGYMPSCFSPPSLIHVHLSENRLTGPLTYGFYNSSSLVTMDLRDNSFTGSIPNWIGNLSSLSVLLLRANHFDGELPVQLCLLEELSILDVSQNQLSGPLPSCLGNLTFKESFQKVYILINFFVLRSIADAYYETMGPPLVDSIDSLEKHSMPGFEEVIEFTTKNMYYGYKGTVLSYMYGIDLSNNSFVGAIPPEFGNLSEILSLNLSHNNLTGSIPATFSNLKHIESLDLSYNNLNGAIPPQLTEITTLEVFSVAHNNLSGKTPERKFQFGTFDESCYKGNPFLCGPPLRNNCSEESVPSQPVPDDEQGDDGFIDMEFFYISFGVCYTVVVMTIAAVLYINPYWRRRWLYFIEDCIDTCYYFVVASFRKFSNFRR, encoded by the exons atgatgatgaaaagaatTGGGGCTTGGATCATGTTGCTAGCATTGTTGACTCTGGTTGACGAATGGCATGGTCGTTGTTATGGATGTTCGGAGGAAGAGAGGATTGGTCTCTTGGAGATCCAATCTTTGATCGACCCATATCGCATTTACTTGCGAGATTGGGTGGACGGTAGTAATTGTTGTGAGTGGCGTGAGATCGAGTGTGATAACACTACAAGGCGAGTGATCCAACTCTCTCTTCGTGGAGCAGGGTATCCAACTTTCTCTTTTAGTGATTTCAGCGATTGGGTTCTCAACGCATCTTTGTTTCAGCCTTTTAAAGAATTGCAAAGTCTTTCTTTGACACGGGCTGGATTGGTTGGTTGCATGGAGAATGAAG GCTTCCAAGTCCTATCATCAAAACTGAGCAATCTTGACCTGagtatcaatcaatttaatgataaaagCATTTTGTCATGTTTCAATGGTAACCTTTCCACTCTCGAATCTTTGGATCTATCATATAATGAGTTGATAGCTGGATCAG GTCTCAAAGTCTTGTCATCAAGGTTGAAAAAGCTGGAGAACCTTCATCTAAGTGTGAATCAATACAACGATAGCATTTTTCCATCTCTAACTGGATTTTCATCCCTCAAGTCTTTGGATCTATCAGACAATCAGCTGACAGGATCAG GTTTTGAGATCATATCATCACATCTGGGGAAACTCGAGAACCTTGACCTGAGCCATAATACATTCAACAACACCATTTTCTCACATCTGCATGGACTTTCTTCTCTCAAGTCTTTAAAGCTATCATATAATGAGTTGATAGGATCGACGATTGTCGATG GGACTTTCTTCAATTCTAGCACCCTTGAAGAATTGCATCTAGATAATACTTCTCTCCCAATAAACTTTCTCCAGAACATTGGAGCATTGTCTGCTCTTAAAATTTTGTCTGTTACTAAATGTGACCTTCATGGCACCCTACCCGCTCAAG GTTGGTGTGAATTGAAGAATCTGAAGCAGTTAGATCTCGCTAGAAATAATTTAGGAGGTTCTCTCCCAGATTGTTTGGGTAACTTGTCATCTCTACAACTATTAGATATTTCTGCAAACCATTTTATTGGAAATATTGCCTCCAGTCCTCTTACCAACATCCTATCCCTTGAATTCCTTTCACTATCAAATAACCTCTTTGAAGTTCCCATTTCAATGAAGCCTTTTATGAACCACTCAAGCCTCAAGTTCTTCTCCAATGAGAACAACAGACTAGTAACAGAACCTGCTGCCTTTGATCATTTGATTCCAAAGTTCCAACTAGTCTTTCTAAGCTTGTCAAAAACAACGGAAGCATTCCATGTAGAAATTCCCGACTTCCTCTATTACCAATACAACTTAAGAGTCCTTGATCTCTCCCACAACATCACCGGAATGTTTCCATCATGGTTGCTTAAGAACAATACACGATTGGAGCAACTATATCTGAGTGACAACTCCTTTGTTGGTACTTTGCAGTTGCAAGATCACCCATATCCGAATATGGCCAATTTAGATATATCCAACAACAACATGAACGGTCAAATTCCAAAAGATATTTGTTTGATCTTTCCAAATCTGAGGATTTTAAGGATGGCTAAGAATGGATTCACAGGTTGTATTCCTTCTTGTTTAGGAAATATTAgccttttaaatttagatttatccAACAATCAGTTGTCTACAGTAAAACTAGAACAACTAACAACAATACATTATATTAATCTAAGTGGGAACAACTTTTGGGATCAGATATCAGATTTTCCATTACATGAGCGGAAAGAGTGTAGTGTATTGGATTTGAGTAATAATCAATTTTCAGGCATGCTTCCAAGATGGTTCGTCAATTCTACAAGCCTTATAGCACTTGATTTGTCCAAAAACCATTTTAAGGGTCCGATCCCAAGAGACTTTTGTAAGCTTGATCAACTTGAATATTTGGACCTTTCTGAGAACAACTTGTCTGGATATATGCCATCTTGTTTCAGTCCACCATCTCTAATCCATGTGCATCTATCCGAAAATAGATTGACCGGTCCATTAACATATGGATTTTATAACAGCTCTTCTCTGGTTACGATGGATCTTCGAGATAACAGCTTCACCGGCTCCATTCCAAATTGGATTGGCAATCTTTCATCATTGAGTGTTCTTCTTCTGAGGGCTAATCACTTTGATGGTGAGCTCCCTGTTCAGTTATGCTTGTTAGAAGAATTAAGCATTTTGGATGTTTCACAAAACCAGCTTTCTGGTCCACTACCCTCCTGTTTGGGCAATCTTACTTTCAAGGAAAGTTTCCAGAAAGTGTACattctcataaatttttttgtattaaggTCCATAGCAGATGCATATTATGAAACAATGGGTCCACCACTAGTGGATAGTATTGATAGCTTGGAAAAGCATTCTATGCCTGGCTTTGAAGAAGTGATAGAATTTACaactaaaaatatgtattatggTTACAAGGGGACAGTTCTTAGCTATATGTATGGTATTGATCTCTCGAATAACAGCTTTGTAGGAGCAATCCCACCAGAATTTGGAAACTTAAGTGAGATACTGTCATTAAACTTATCACACAACAATCTCACTGGATCTATCCCTGCAACATTCTCAAACCTAAAGCATATTGAGAGTTTGGATCTTTCTTACAACAACTTGAATGGTGCCATCCCTCCACAACTTACTGAAATTACCACACTTGAAGTTTTTAGTGTGGCGCACAATAACTTGTCAGGCAAGACACCCGAGAGAAAATTTCAGTTTGGGACCTTCGATGAAAGCTGTTACAAAGGAAATCCTTTCTTGTGTGGACCTCCATTGCGAAACAATTGTAGCGAGGAATCAGTGCCATCACAGCCAGTGCCTGATGATGAACAAGGAGATGATGGTTTCATAGACATGGAGTTTTTCTACATCAGTTTCGGTGTATGTTACACAGTTGTGGTGATGACGATTGCAGCAGTTCTCTACATCAATCCATATTGGCGACGCAGGTGGTTGTACTTCATCGAAGACTGCATAGATACTTGCTACTATTTTGTGGTGGCTAGTTTTCGCAAGTTCTCCAACTTCAGAAGGTGA